In a single window of the Terrirubrum flagellatum genome:
- a CDS encoding TetR/AcrR family transcriptional regulator: MKVSREQAAQNREKIVAAASRLFREHGFDGVSVADLMKEAGLTHGGFYGHFSSKEELAAEACGRSLSRSAESWASIAEGSKGDAFAALVSNYLSRRHSDVSGKGCALPALGSDGARQGGDVRKALTRGLLPLVAKLEENAPARTKTARRKKALATMAGLVGAVTLARMVDDPVLSEEILRATESELLLDIRRAKS, encoded by the coding sequence ATGAAAGTGAGCCGGGAGCAGGCCGCGCAAAATCGCGAGAAGATCGTCGCCGCCGCGAGCAGGCTGTTTCGCGAACATGGTTTCGACGGGGTGAGCGTCGCCGATCTCATGAAGGAGGCCGGACTGACCCATGGCGGCTTCTACGGGCATTTCAGCTCCAAGGAAGAGCTTGCGGCCGAAGCCTGCGGGCGCTCGCTGTCGCGCAGCGCGGAATCCTGGGCTTCGATCGCCGAAGGCTCCAAGGGCGACGCGTTTGCGGCGTTGGTGAGCAACTATCTTTCCCGCCGCCATTCCGACGTCTCGGGCAAGGGGTGCGCCTTGCCCGCGCTGGGGTCCGATGGCGCGCGACAGGGCGGCGATGTGCGCAAGGCGCTGACGCGTGGGCTCCTGCCGCTGGTCGCAAAGCTCGAGGAGAATGCGCCAGCGCGCACGAAGACCGCGAGGCGAAAGAAGGCGCTCGCGACCATGGCTGGCCTCGTCGGGGCGGTGACGCTGGCGCGGATGGTCGATGACCCGGTACTTTCGGAAGAAATCTTGCGAGCGACCGAATCCGAATTACTCTTGGATATTCGCAGAGCGAAGAGCTGA
- a CDS encoding sigma-70 family RNA polymerase sigma factor, whose amino-acid sequence MTSAPNFRDGLLAEIPSLRAFAMSLCGKSDRADDLVQETLVKAWAAQLSFTPGTNLRAWLFTILRNVYFGELRKRKREVEDVDGVYAATLSVSGEQDARVDFKDFEKALAQLSPDQREVLTLIGASGFSYEEAAEICGVAVGTIKSRLNRARAKLTDLLSIEAVADIGPEPVSRAVISRSSSLPSV is encoded by the coding sequence ATGACGTCAGCTCCAAATTTCCGCGACGGTCTCCTGGCCGAAATCCCGAGTTTGCGCGCCTTCGCCATGTCGCTCTGCGGCAAGAGCGATCGCGCTGACGATCTGGTTCAGGAGACGCTTGTCAAAGCGTGGGCCGCGCAGTTGAGCTTCACGCCCGGCACCAATCTGCGCGCCTGGTTGTTCACTATTCTGCGCAACGTTTATTTCGGCGAGCTCAGAAAACGGAAGCGCGAGGTCGAGGATGTCGACGGCGTCTATGCGGCGACCCTGTCTGTTTCAGGCGAGCAGGACGCGCGCGTCGATTTCAAGGATTTCGAGAAGGCGCTCGCCCAGCTTTCGCCCGACCAGCGTGAAGTTCTGACGCTGATCGGCGCCTCCGGCTTCTCTTATGAGGAAGCCGCTGAGATTTGCGGCGTCGCCGTTGGCACGATCAAGAGCAGGCTCAATCGCGCCCGCGCCAAGCTGACGGATCTTCTATCTATCGAGGCGGTTGCGGATATCGGACCTGAACCGGTTTCGCGCGCCGTGATTTCGCGATCTTCTTCCCTGCCTTCGGTCTGA
- a CDS encoding NepR family anti-sigma factor, protein MNADENGKPALPPDAQARIGVKLRQMYDNVLQEKVPDRFTALLDQLQALSPGGKPGEPAQIGEAAEAAAGNDELSRSSR, encoded by the coding sequence ATGAATGCTGACGAGAACGGGAAGCCGGCGCTGCCGCCCGACGCCCAGGCTCGGATCGGGGTCAAGCTGCGCCAGATGTATGACAACGTCTTGCAGGAAAAAGTGCCGGATCGGTTCACCGCGCTCCTTGACCAGCTTCAGGCGCTTTCCCCCGGCGGCAAGCCCGGGGAGCCGGCTCAGATTGGCGAAGCCGCTGAAGCCGCCGCGGGCAACGACGAACTCTCGCGCTCCTCACGATAG
- a CDS encoding ABC transporter ATP-binding protein/permease: MRAGEAEASRRGFVKLASGFWSGPQRVRAWALTSGVLGFVILNVVVAYYLTVWNKSFFDTLEQKQLGELPPLVTLFAALVVAGALVNGALVLCRMHLQLSWRRWLSEELVARWLDDRSYYKLGIVEGDHDNPQFRIADDVRLAIEPLVDFAIGLLNAILSAFAFLIVLWAVGGALTVSTSWTGDVRVPGFFVLTAALYALIMSLLTVFVGRRLIDDVEMKNGKEADLRFELTRIKESAESIALIGGEANERAGVSAAYQLLAQAWSGVIQSMARITLMTNASNVILPIVCLLLGAPKYMSGEFTLGQLMQVSAAFVQVQLAFNWIMDNFIRLAEWRASANRVMGLVSGLDYVTHGADNHALSSIRISDSPDDAIHLIDLRIERDDGVVVIEEADVVIGRGESVMIAGESGTGKSTLIRAVAGLWPWGSGEIRLPKNASIMFVPQRPYIPLGSLREAVAYPAPADSIKKEDVTAALRRAHLEHLIERLDDVDRWDQTLSGGEQQRIAFARVFLSKPDILVMDEATSALDVETQRALMESFRSELSEMTLISVSHRPELEEYHARTVTLRREEAGVRLVAPAYFHETVWARWRRALAILGARQIGDRPV, from the coding sequence ATGCGGGCAGGGGAAGCGGAGGCGTCGCGACGGGGTTTCGTCAAGCTTGCGTCGGGTTTCTGGAGCGGACCGCAGCGCGTGCGCGCTTGGGCGCTGACGTCAGGCGTCCTCGGCTTTGTCATTCTGAATGTCGTCGTCGCCTATTATCTCACGGTCTGGAACAAGTCTTTCTTCGACACGCTCGAACAGAAGCAGCTTGGCGAACTTCCCCCGCTCGTAACCTTGTTTGCGGCGCTCGTCGTCGCTGGCGCGCTGGTGAATGGCGCGCTTGTGCTTTGCCGCATGCATCTTCAGCTCTCATGGCGACGCTGGCTCAGTGAAGAGCTTGTCGCGCGTTGGCTTGATGATCGTTCCTATTACAAGCTCGGCATCGTTGAAGGCGATCACGACAATCCGCAATTCCGCATCGCGGATGATGTCAGGCTGGCGATCGAGCCGCTGGTGGATTTCGCCATCGGCCTGCTCAATGCGATCCTCTCAGCCTTCGCCTTTCTGATCGTGCTGTGGGCGGTCGGGGGCGCTCTCACGGTTTCCACCTCATGGACCGGCGATGTGCGCGTTCCCGGATTCTTCGTGCTCACAGCGGCTCTCTACGCGCTGATCATGTCGTTGTTGACGGTGTTCGTCGGCCGTCGGTTGATCGACGATGTCGAGATGAAGAACGGCAAGGAGGCTGACCTCCGCTTCGAACTGACGCGGATCAAGGAAAGCGCCGAAAGCATCGCGCTGATTGGCGGCGAGGCCAATGAACGCGCCGGTGTTTCGGCCGCTTATCAGCTTCTCGCGCAGGCCTGGAGCGGCGTGATCCAGAGCATGGCGCGCATCACGCTCATGACCAATGCTAGCAACGTCATTCTGCCGATCGTCTGCTTGTTGCTTGGCGCGCCGAAATATATGTCCGGCGAGTTCACGCTCGGCCAGCTTATGCAAGTCAGCGCAGCCTTTGTTCAGGTGCAACTCGCGTTCAACTGGATCATGGACAACTTCATCCGGCTGGCGGAATGGCGCGCTTCGGCGAACCGCGTGATGGGACTGGTTTCCGGCCTCGACTATGTGACTCACGGCGCGGACAACCATGCCTTGTCCAGCATCAGGATTTCCGATTCTCCTGACGATGCGATTCATCTGATCGATCTTCGCATCGAACGCGACGACGGCGTCGTGGTGATCGAGGAGGCTGACGTGGTGATCGGCCGTGGCGAGAGCGTGATGATCGCCGGTGAAAGCGGCACCGGGAAAAGCACGCTCATCAGGGCTGTGGCGGGGCTATGGCCTTGGGGCTCCGGCGAGATTCGGCTTCCGAAGAACGCCTCGATCATGTTCGTCCCGCAGCGGCCCTATATTCCCTTGGGATCGCTGCGCGAGGCCGTCGCCTATCCCGCTCCGGCGGACTCCATCAAAAAAGAAGATGTCACGGCCGCGCTCAGACGCGCGCATCTCGAACATCTGATTGAACGGCTTGACGATGTCGATCGCTGGGATCAGACGCTGTCCGGCGGCGAGCAGCAGCGCATCGCCTTTGCGCGGGTCTTTCTGTCGAAGCCCGACATCCTCGTCATGGATGAAGCGACCTCGGCGCTCGACGTCGAGACCCAGCGCGCCCTGATGGAGAGCTTCCGCAGCGAACTGAGCGAGATGACATTAATCAGCGTCTCGCATCGGCCGGAACTCGAAGAGTATCATGCGCGCACGGTCACGCTGCGCCGTGAAGAGGCCGGCGTCCGTCTGGTGGCGCCGGCCTATTTCCACGAAACGGTATGGGCGCGGTGGCGGCGCGCGCTCGCCATTCTTGGCGCGCGCCAGATCGGCGACAGGCCGGTCTGA
- a CDS encoding sensor histidine kinase: MNFSKSATAILVAAIIVTGGVLIFQWRALSRARTQVEHSLIVIERARAANAQMIDGETGQRGYIITQDPLFLEPYEKARREAPASLAALTMSTQDNPVQVRRLERLQSLWNERAARLAAVIELVQRGQIDLARERVKTGDGKALMDGIRAEVDDVVKEEQSLLSARLQRAESAERIGRVLLFVVIGLASASLLAMLANLRKSNKQLTSLFEAERRTARSLETARAELASTVSQTQLRLNDASRLLAAAVANAPIVVWNQDTNLVYRWFSGHALGQTPDYFIGRSDSEALPERIKQTVISNNLAVLESGQPRTYELLFPGKDGDSWFDVRIEPTRDGEGAINGLTGVAVEITDRKRREQNIRLLMREIAHRAKNILAVVQAMARQTAATTPEPQAFIDRFAARLEALGATHALLVDEGWKGADIGDLIRSQMGHQLDLIGKQIFLDGPLLSIPSEIAQNIGLALHELTTNASKYGALSVPEGRVDVSWAVTESANGAQDVSLQWIESGGPPVVPPKRKGFGQVVIERTVSRAVGGKVEMSYDPKGFSWKLSFQIRDSDENTPDAAQAAPGANQ, encoded by the coding sequence ATGAATTTTTCGAAGAGCGCGACAGCGATCCTTGTCGCGGCCATCATCGTCACAGGCGGCGTCCTGATTTTCCAATGGCGCGCATTGAGCCGGGCTCGCACGCAAGTCGAACATTCGCTTATCGTGATCGAACGCGCGCGCGCAGCGAATGCGCAAATGATCGATGGAGAAACCGGCCAGCGCGGCTACATCATCACCCAGGATCCTCTGTTCCTCGAACCTTATGAAAAGGCGCGCCGTGAGGCGCCGGCAAGCCTCGCCGCATTGACAATGTCGACGCAGGACAACCCCGTTCAGGTCAGGCGTCTTGAGCGCCTGCAGTCTCTTTGGAACGAGCGCGCCGCGCGCCTGGCCGCAGTCATCGAGCTTGTCCAGCGCGGACAGATCGATCTCGCCAGGGAGCGCGTGAAAACAGGGGACGGCAAGGCGCTGATGGACGGCATCCGCGCCGAGGTGGACGATGTCGTCAAAGAGGAGCAGTCGCTCCTTTCCGCGCGACTGCAGCGAGCCGAAAGCGCGGAACGGATCGGGCGCGTCCTGCTGTTCGTCGTTATTGGCCTCGCCTCCGCGAGCCTCCTCGCAATGCTCGCCAATTTGCGCAAGAGCAACAAACAGCTAACAAGCCTTTTCGAGGCGGAGCGTCGGACGGCGAGGTCGCTCGAAACCGCGCGCGCGGAACTCGCCTCGACCGTGTCACAAACACAGCTACGGCTCAACGACGCCTCGCGCTTGCTGGCGGCTGCAGTGGCGAATGCGCCGATCGTCGTCTGGAATCAGGACACAAACCTCGTCTATCGCTGGTTCAGCGGTCATGCGCTTGGACAAACTCCAGATTATTTCATCGGCCGCAGCGATAGCGAAGCGCTGCCGGAGCGCATCAAACAGACGGTGATCTCGAACAATCTCGCCGTCCTCGAAAGCGGCCAGCCGCGCACTTACGAACTGTTGTTTCCCGGCAAGGATGGAGATTCCTGGTTCGACGTTCGCATCGAACCGACGCGCGACGGCGAAGGCGCGATCAATGGGTTAACGGGCGTCGCCGTCGAAATCACCGACCGCAAGCGCCGCGAGCAAAACATCCGGCTCCTGATGCGCGAGATCGCGCACCGGGCGAAGAATATTCTCGCGGTCGTGCAGGCGATGGCGCGACAGACCGCAGCGACAACGCCGGAGCCGCAAGCCTTCATCGACCGTTTCGCCGCGAGGCTCGAAGCGCTGGGCGCAACGCATGCTCTTTTGGTCGACGAAGGTTGGAAAGGCGCTGATATCGGCGATCTCATCCGCTCGCAGATGGGCCATCAGCTCGATCTGATCGGCAAGCAAATATTTCTCGACGGACCGCTTTTGAGCATTCCGTCCGAGATTGCGCAGAATATCGGGCTTGCGCTGCATGAGCTCACGACCAACGCATCGAAATATGGCGCGCTGTCGGTTCCCGAGGGCCGCGTCGATGTGAGCTGGGCCGTCACCGAGAGCGCCAACGGCGCGCAAGACGTATCGCTCCAATGGATCGAAAGCGGCGGGCCGCCGGTCGTTCCGCCAAAACGCAAGGGCTTCGGGCAGGTGGTCATCGAGCGAACCGTGTCGCGCGCTGTCGGCGGCAAAGTTGAGATGAGTTACGATCCCAAAGGCTTCTCATGGAAGCTGAGCTTCCAGATCAGGGATTCCGACGAGAATACGCCCGACGCCGCTCAAGCCGCGCCGGGCGCAAATCAATAA
- a CDS encoding MFS transporter, whose translation MISSFVAARLAARKVHYGWVVAAVAFLTMLCTAGAVGAPGVFIVPLQQEFGWRTADISSALAIRIALFGLLGPFAAAFMNHFGVRRMMLIALSIIVGGLLASLAMSKIWHLIMLWGVVVGIGTGLTAMVLGATVATRWFSARRGLVVGLLAASSATGQLVFLPLLASMTERFGWRVSLAFVCAMLVFAALVVLALMRDRPSDLDLPAYGDTAVTPPPPTTHGLAQLLMSPLRILRDVSRTSAFWILFGTFFICGASTNGLIQTHFIALCGDYGMAAVSAAGVLAMMGVFDFAGTVGSGWLSDRYDSRWLLLWYYGLRGLSLLALPFSDFSIYGLSIFAVFYGLDWIATVPPTVKLTVENFGRERANVVFGWIFAGHQLGAASAAYGAGLSRTELATYLPAFFVAGALCLIASLLAITLSRPGAQAPVAAPVPA comes from the coding sequence ATGATCTCTTCCTTCGTCGCGGCGCGCCTGGCGGCGCGCAAAGTTCACTATGGCTGGGTCGTGGCCGCCGTCGCCTTCCTCACCATGCTCTGCACCGCCGGAGCGGTGGGCGCGCCCGGCGTCTTCATCGTGCCGCTTCAGCAGGAGTTCGGCTGGCGCACGGCCGACATTTCCTCGGCGCTGGCGATCCGGATCGCCCTGTTCGGATTGCTCGGCCCGTTCGCCGCCGCCTTCATGAATCATTTCGGCGTGCGCCGCATGATGCTGATCGCTCTTTCGATCATCGTCGGCGGACTTCTCGCGTCGCTCGCAATGTCAAAGATCTGGCACCTCATCATGCTGTGGGGCGTCGTGGTCGGCATTGGCACGGGCCTGACCGCCATGGTGCTTGGCGCAACGGTCGCGACCCGCTGGTTCTCGGCGCGCCGCGGCCTTGTCGTCGGACTGCTGGCGGCCAGTTCGGCGACCGGCCAGCTCGTATTCCTGCCGCTGCTCGCCAGTATGACCGAGCGCTTCGGCTGGCGGGTTTCGCTCGCTTTTGTCTGCGCCATGCTGGTCTTCGCGGCGCTGGTGGTTCTCGCGCTGATGCGCGACAGGCCGTCGGACCTTGACCTGCCCGCCTATGGCGATACCGCGGTTACGCCTCCGCCGCCGACTACGCATGGTCTGGCGCAGCTCCTGATGTCGCCGTTGCGCATCCTGCGCGACGTCTCGCGGACCAGCGCGTTCTGGATTCTCTTCGGCACCTTCTTCATCTGCGGCGCAAGCACGAACGGGCTCATCCAGACGCACTTCATTGCGCTCTGCGGCGATTATGGCATGGCGGCCGTGAGCGCCGCCGGCGTACTCGCCATGATGGGCGTGTTTGATTTCGCCGGCACGGTCGGCTCTGGCTGGCTTTCCGATCGCTACGACAGCCGCTGGCTGCTGCTCTGGTATTACGGCCTGCGCGGTCTCTCGCTACTGGCCCTGCCCTTCAGCGACTTCTCGATTTACGGCCTGTCGATCTTCGCCGTCTTCTACGGTCTCGACTGGATCGCGACCGTGCCGCCCACCGTAAAGCTGACTGTCGAGAATTTCGGACGCGAGCGCGCCAACGTCGTGTTCGGCTGGATCTTCGCCGGCCATCAGCTTGGCGCGGCGAGCGCGGCCTATGGCGCGGGCTTGAGCCGCACCGAGCTTGCGACCTATTTGCCCGCCTTCTTCGTGGCCGGCGCGCTTTGTCTTATCGCATCGCTGCTCGCCATCACCCTGTCGAGGCCCGGCGCGCAGGCGCCTGTCGCGGCGCCTGTGCCCGCCTAG
- a CDS encoding NAD(P)-dependent oxidoreductase, protein MRAVFVDANDTLSAVMEKLRRPGDPPVAVNRNPSIKPDELPGAIGDAEIAIIDHTHLPTPIAAKCAKLKHVVFLGTGARSYMSPEELTERGVTVHTIKGYGDTAVAECAIALMWAAAKAFAQMDREMRAGNWLRTDGVELTGKTLGLVGFGGIAAEVARIASGSGMKVLAWNRSAKNHPGVEFVSLERLLGESHVVSLHLLLNDETKGLISRERIAAMRPGVILINTARGALVDEDAMIEALRSGHIRHAGLDVFTIEPMPPGHVLTTLENVTLSAHSAFRTPEASDNLINAALDHCRRVAAAGG, encoded by the coding sequence TTGCGCGCCGTTTTCGTCGACGCCAACGACACGCTGTCAGCCGTGATGGAGAAGCTCAGGCGGCCCGGCGATCCGCCGGTCGCCGTCAACCGCAATCCGTCGATCAAGCCGGATGAGCTGCCGGGCGCCATCGGCGACGCCGAGATCGCGATCATCGATCATACGCATCTGCCGACGCCGATCGCGGCGAAATGCGCGAAGCTGAAGCATGTGGTTTTCCTCGGCACCGGCGCCCGCAGCTATATGAGCCCGGAAGAGCTGACCGAGCGCGGCGTTACGGTCCACACGATCAAGGGGTATGGCGATACGGCGGTGGCGGAATGCGCCATTGCGCTGATGTGGGCCGCGGCGAAGGCCTTCGCGCAGATGGATCGCGAAATGCGCGCTGGAAACTGGTTGCGCACCGACGGCGTCGAATTGACAGGCAAGACGCTGGGGCTTGTTGGCTTCGGCGGCATCGCGGCCGAGGTGGCGCGGATCGCGAGCGGCTCTGGCATGAAGGTGCTGGCATGGAATCGCAGCGCGAAGAACCATCCCGGCGTGGAATTCGTTTCGCTTGAAAGGCTGCTCGGCGAGAGCCATGTCGTCTCGCTGCATCTCCTGCTGAACGACGAAACCAAGGGGCTGATCTCGCGCGAGCGGATCGCAGCGATGCGCCCGGGCGTCATTCTGATCAATACGGCGCGCGGCGCGCTCGTCGATGAAGACGCGATGATCGAAGCGCTTCGCTCCGGCCATATCCGTCACGCCGGCCTCGACGTCTTCACCATCGAGCCGATGCCGCCTGGCCATGTGCTGACGACGCTTGAGAATGTAACACTGTCCGCTCACTCCGCGTTCAGGACGCCGGAGGCAAGCGACAATCTCATCAACGCGGCGCTTGATCATTGCCGGCGCGTTGCAGCCGCGGGTGGCTGA
- a CDS encoding aspartate/glutamate racemase family protein, translated as MAVHLGSFTSSRIAKGGKAIYGAPLGVLMLEARFPRIFGDMGNATTWPFPVLYRVVSGASPEKVVMQGASGLLPDFIDAAKELVRLGAEAITTNCGFLSLFQKELAAAVDVPVATSALIQVPWVQSLLPPGKRVGVVTVSASTLTPAHLEAAGAPRDTPIAGTENGKEFFRVLIKAEKEDMDVARAEQDVIEAGRKLVVDHPDVGAIVLECTHMPPYAAALQAEVGRPVYDIYSMITWFHAGLRPRVFI; from the coding sequence ATGGCCGTTCATCTCGGCTCGTTCACGTCATCGCGTATCGCCAAAGGCGGAAAAGCGATCTATGGCGCGCCGCTTGGCGTGCTGATGCTGGAGGCGCGCTTTCCGCGCATCTTCGGCGATATGGGCAATGCGACCACCTGGCCTTTTCCGGTTCTCTATCGCGTGGTCAGCGGAGCAAGCCCGGAGAAGGTGGTGATGCAGGGCGCTTCGGGACTACTTCCCGATTTCATCGATGCGGCGAAAGAGTTGGTGCGCCTCGGCGCGGAAGCGATCACCACGAATTGTGGGTTTCTGTCGCTGTTCCAGAAGGAGCTCGCGGCGGCTGTTGACGTTCCTGTCGCGACTTCGGCTCTGATCCAGGTTCCGTGGGTTCAATCTTTGTTGCCGCCGGGCAAACGCGTTGGCGTCGTCACCGTCTCGGCGTCAACCTTGACGCCTGCGCATCTCGAAGCCGCCGGCGCGCCGCGCGATACGCCTATCGCTGGTACGGAGAACGGCAAGGAATTCTTCCGCGTGCTGATCAAGGCGGAGAAGGAGGATATGGACGTCGCGCGCGCCGAACAGGACGTGATCGAGGCCGGGCGCAAGCTCGTCGTGGATCATCCCGACGTTGGCGCGATCGTGCTCGAATGCACCCATATGCCGCCCTATGCGGCTGCGCTGCAGGCCGAGGTCGGGCGCCCGGTCTACGACATCTATTCCATGATCACATGGTTTCACGCGGGCTTGCGCCCGCGCGTTTTTATTTGA
- a CDS encoding histidine kinase dimerization/phosphoacceptor domain -containing protein, protein MNRLRARILIILVAAALPAILLVSVLAYRAYDVAKASAFDALERDVELMTSRFAAIPVGSARMAWLLASAVAWDASPETRCEANIRAVLPAFPGFNNLFVYRNDALICSAADSQMRPTSISELGVEALRAGESRVSLLDDKTGAPVIYAAARGSGAASDFVAILTVDRDFLNRLLAIFRSYGSSRALLLDKSGKSLGAPLSAQDDTTLQLAFPLPEQERVSFAFDSAGRSYVITSRKLASPDIWLVTRQRDSDVLADARNQLTLAVIAPVLTLLLVGFAVWLGLTRVVIHWVVRLTKATRAYAEGNLGSRVGDASAAPSEIAELAQRFDGLADRMAERSVELEGEVFQKRRYIRELHHRVKNNLQVIASLLALQKRNLSREQRAVLRFPEDRVNAMAAAYGVSYAQTESGFVGVLAVVREVITRLQPGVEGRHPHVSVTITGEDRQVDLDMAIAIAMLLAELAPRFLDASVDEAHLAVFDVVLDAERLAVDISSSGISERSPVNRLSDRFTRAYMRQLGAELDNSRDDRIGLVIPMAAITAEKGLTPIASIG, encoded by the coding sequence GTGAACCGGCTTCGCGCACGAATACTGATCATTCTCGTCGCAGCCGCGTTGCCGGCGATTTTATTGGTTTCGGTCCTCGCCTATCGGGCCTATGACGTCGCAAAGGCGTCCGCCTTTGACGCGCTGGAGCGCGATGTCGAATTGATGACGTCGCGATTTGCGGCCATTCCGGTCGGCTCCGCGCGCATGGCGTGGTTGCTCGCGTCCGCTGTCGCCTGGGACGCCAGTCCCGAAACGCGCTGCGAAGCGAATATCCGCGCTGTTCTTCCGGCCTTTCCTGGCTTCAACAATCTCTTCGTCTATCGCAACGACGCGCTGATCTGCTCCGCCGCCGACTCGCAGATGCGGCCGACTTCGATATCGGAGCTCGGCGTCGAGGCGCTGCGCGCGGGCGAATCGCGGGTGTCGCTGCTCGACGACAAAACAGGCGCGCCCGTGATCTATGCGGCGGCGCGAGGGTCCGGCGCCGCCTCGGATTTTGTCGCGATTCTAACGGTGGATCGCGATTTTCTGAACCGGCTGCTGGCGATCTTCCGCAGCTATGGTTCAAGCAGGGCGCTGCTGCTCGACAAATCGGGCAAGAGCCTTGGCGCGCCTCTTTCGGCGCAGGACGATACGACGCTTCAGCTCGCTTTCCCTCTCCCGGAGCAGGAGCGCGTCAGCTTCGCTTTTGACTCTGCCGGGCGGTCCTATGTCATCACCTCGCGCAAGCTTGCGTCGCCTGACATCTGGCTCGTCACCCGGCAGCGTGATTCAGACGTGCTGGCCGACGCGCGCAATCAGCTCACTCTCGCAGTGATCGCGCCCGTGCTGACGCTTCTGCTGGTCGGATTTGCGGTCTGGCTTGGACTGACGCGCGTTGTCATTCACTGGGTCGTTCGACTGACGAAAGCCACCCGAGCCTACGCCGAGGGCAATCTCGGCTCCCGCGTTGGCGATGCGTCCGCCGCGCCGTCGGAGATCGCGGAATTGGCGCAGCGGTTCGACGGGCTTGCCGACCGCATGGCGGAGCGTTCCGTCGAGCTTGAAGGAGAGGTGTTCCAGAAACGGCGCTATATCCGCGAGCTGCATCACCGGGTGAAGAACAATCTCCAGGTCATCGCTTCGCTGCTGGCGTTGCAGAAGCGCAACCTGTCGCGCGAGCAGCGCGCGGTGCTTCGATTCCCCGAGGACCGCGTCAACGCCATGGCGGCCGCCTATGGCGTTTCCTACGCGCAGACCGAGAGCGGTTTTGTCGGCGTGCTCGCCGTCGTCCGCGAAGTGATCACGCGGCTGCAACCAGGCGTCGAAGGGCGGCATCCGCATGTCAGCGTGACGATCACGGGCGAGGACCGGCAGGTCGATCTCGATATGGCGATCGCGATCGCGATGCTGCTGGCGGAGCTCGCGCCGCGATTTCTCGACGCTTCGGTCGACGAGGCGCATCTCGCGGTCTTCGACGTCGTTCTCGACGCCGAGCGGCTTGCCGTCGACATATCATCTTCGGGAATCTCCGAACGCAGCCCGGTCAACCGCCTCTCGGATCGTTTCACCCGCGCCTATATGCGCCAGCTCGGCGCGGAGCTCGACAATTCGCGCGATGATCGCATTGGCCTTGTCATTCCGATGGCCGCGATAACCGCCGAAAAAGGGCTGACGCCAATCGCATCGATCGGCTGA
- a CDS encoding DUF1328 domain-containing protein yields the protein MGNLLHWAVVFLVVALIAAFLGFGGVAGTAMGGAQLLFWAAIILFVVSALVGLIRRGA from the coding sequence ATGGGCAATCTGCTTCACTGGGCTGTCGTCTTTCTCGTCGTCGCGCTGATCGCGGCGTTTCTCGGCTTCGGCGGCGTCGCTGGAACTGCGATGGGCGGCGCGCAGCTTCTGTTTTGGGCGGCGATCATCCTTTTCGTCGTCTCCGCGCTGGTCGGCCTCATCAGAAGAGGCGCGTAG
- a CDS encoding response regulator, with protein sequence MTITQVISPHLPYLRRFARALCGSQEAGDAYVVASLEALVQDQNLFRTDLQPRVALYHLFLAIWSKVPLNSMTTRPFEGIRALENLTPRSRQAFLLTAVESFSADDAARVMGVDRAEFDKLLNQANGEIAEQVATDVLIIEDEAIIALDLEALVESLGHRVVDVARTHKEAVEMARKHKPGLVLADIQLADGSSGLEAVNEILETFEVPVIFVTAYPERLLTGAKPEPAFLITKPFQSTTLKAVISQALFFDQKSRKAEAA encoded by the coding sequence ATGACCATCACCCAGGTGATCAGCCCCCACCTTCCGTATCTGAGGCGCTTCGCTCGCGCCCTTTGTGGCAGCCAAGAGGCAGGAGACGCTTACGTGGTCGCGTCTCTGGAAGCGCTGGTCCAGGACCAAAATCTGTTCAGGACCGATCTGCAACCTAGAGTTGCGCTCTATCATCTGTTTCTTGCCATCTGGAGCAAGGTCCCGCTGAACTCCATGACGACGCGCCCGTTCGAGGGCATCCGCGCGCTGGAGAACCTCACGCCCCGAAGCCGCCAGGCGTTCCTGTTGACGGCAGTCGAAAGCTTTTCGGCGGACGACGCCGCGCGGGTGATGGGTGTGGATCGCGCGGAGTTCGACAAGCTGCTCAATCAGGCCAACGGCGAGATCGCCGAACAGGTGGCGACGGACGTCCTGATCATCGAGGATGAGGCGATCATCGCGCTCGATCTGGAAGCGCTGGTGGAAAGCCTCGGACATCGGGTCGTGGACGTGGCGCGCACCCACAAGGAAGCGGTCGAGATGGCCCGCAAGCACAAGCCCGGTCTTGTGCTCGCCGACATCCAGCTTGCGGACGGCAGTTCCGGGCTGGAGGCCGTGAACGAAATCCTCGAGACGTTCGAGGTGCCCGTGATCTTCGTCACCGCCTATCCCGAACGGCTGCTGACCGGCGCGAAGCCCGAGCCGGCGTTTCTCATCACCAAGCCGTTCCAGTCGACGACTTTGAAGGCCGTCATCAGCCAGGCGCTCTTTTTTGATCAGAAGAGCCGCAAAGCGGAAGCAGCCTGA